The Zalophus californianus isolate mZalCal1 chromosome 8, mZalCal1.pri.v2, whole genome shotgun sequence genome has a segment encoding these proteins:
- the FASTKD5 gene encoding FAST kinase domain-containing protein 5, mitochondrial: MALAICRRFPGSFCGTPPRPALIKHHANKKLPGQTREDCVLTARTIATDPRTAATLKLLKPLGYRTFCHPFAYSATQSVMYWNVGSCAWKGGQDPAEHSGLCRPAEKVENIHSASSSRRLLTTSSALPGSESSRASASRASPLKPGSPRAVGVVEDDIETFDSFEDPRGFLQLRPEYQLHSYSRPETCEPLSVSEGELILHRVTVYQDNLQPQVIADYFCKLSSLPAEQRPVVLSSTSFALLCQLSVKNIQLFEVPDLINILKAFVSLGIPYSHSVLDVCEIRLCAKVWDMSLDQLLLVADLWRYLGRRVPRFLKIFFSYLNLHWNDLSLSQLIHLIYIIGESRQVPQDLMQKLESLILKYIDLINLEEIGTICLGFFKSSSSLSEYVMRKLGDLACADMQHLSNYALVNILKMFRFTHVDHINFMKQFGQIAPQRIPFLGVQGVMHLTLACSALRILDEGLMNAVAASLPPRVAYCRSKDVAKILWSFGTLNYKPPNTEEFYSSLINEIHRKMPEFKRYPEHLLTCLLGLAFSEYFPLELINFALSPEFIRLAQERSKFELTKELYTLDGTVGIECLDYRGNRLSAHLQQEGSEMLWNLARRDMCSKPEFIEALFLLENMLGGPQYIKHHMILPHTRSSDLEVQLDVNLKPLPFNKEAISIEDEARLRLKHVGVSLTDDLMNQLLKGKSRRHFQGEIESETEQQAREFENVAMHLGSSPGSVADRLGAMEMAGPHPSACVQAPHVRLAIQLTNKNQYCYGSRDLLGLHNMKRRQLKQLGYRVVELFHWEWLPLLKRTRLEKLMFLHEKVFTSAL, from the coding sequence ATGGCTCTTGCGATCTGCCGAAGATTTCCAGGCAGTTTCTGTGGAACGCCTCCCCGTCCAGCTCTAATCAAGCACCATGCAAACAAGAAATTGCCTGGACAAACTCGTGAGGACTGTGTTCTGACTGCCAGAACGATCGCTACTGACCCCAGAACGGCAGCCACCCTCAAGTTGTTAAAACCTTTAGGATACCGAACGTTTTGCCATCCTTTTGCCTACAGTGCGACCCAGAGTGTGATGTACTGGAATGTGGGAAGCTGCGCCTGGAAGGGGGGACAGGACCCTGCAGAACACAGCGGCCTCTGCCGGCCTGCCGAAAAAGTTGAGAACATTCATAGCGCTTCCTCTTCTCGGAGGCTCCTGACAACCAGCAGCGCCCTCCCAGGTTCGGAATCCAGCAGGGCTTCTGCCTCTCGGGCCAGCCCACTGAAGCCCGGCTCCCCCCGGGCCGTGGGAGTTGTTGAAGACGATATAGAAACGTTTGATTCCTTTGAAGACCCCCGAGGTTTCCTCCAGCTAAGACCAGAATACCAGCTGCACAGCTATAGCAGACCGGAGACTTGTGAGCCCCTTTCTGTTTCAGAAGGTGAACTCATTCTGCACAGAGTCACAGTTTATCAAGATAATCTCCAGCCTCAAGTCATTGCTGATTATTTCTGTAAGCTGAGCTCTCTGCCTGCAGAGCAGCGTCCTGTTGTGCTGTCCagtaccagctttgctttgctctGCCAGCTGAGTGTGAAAAACATACAGCTCTTTGAAGTCCCAGATCTGATCAATATTTTGAAAGCCTTTGTCAGTTTAGGAATCCCTTACTCCCATTCAGTGCTCGATGTGTGTGAAATCAGACTTTGTGCTAAGGTGTGGGACATGAGTCTGGATCAACTTCTCCTGGTGGCCGACCTCTGGCGGTACTTGGGCCGCAGAGTACCccggtttttaaaaatcttttttagttaTCTTAATTTACACTGGAACGATCTATCCTTATCCCAGCTGATTCACTTAATTTATATTATAGGTGAAAGTCGTCAGGTACCCCAAGACCTCATGCAAAAACTGGAATCATTGATCCTCAAATATATAGATTTGATCAATTTAGAGGAGATTGGTACAATCTGTTTGGGGTTCTTTAAATCAAGTAGTAGTCTCTCTGAATATGTCATGCGGAAACTTGGAGACTTGGCTTGTGCTGACATGCAGCATCTGAGTAATTATGCCTTAgtgaatattcttaaaatgttccGTTTCACTCACGTGGATCACATAAATTTCATGAAGCAATTTGGCCAGATTGCTCCTCAACGAATTCCTTTTCTAGGAGTTCAGGGTGTCATGCACCTGACTCTTGCTTGCTCAGCCCTGCGCATCCTGGATGAAGGGCTAATGAATGCTGTGGCTGCTTCTTTGCCTCCTAGGGTGGCATACTGTCGAAGTAAGGATGTAGCCAAGATTCTGTGGTCATTTGGAACTCTGAATTACAAGCCACCCAATACAGAAGAGTTTTATTCTAGTCTGATAAATGAGATTCACAGAAAGATGCCTGAGTTCAAGCGATACCCAGAACACCTGCTCACCTGCTTGCTGGGCCTGGCATTTTCTGAGTACTTTCCGTTAGAGCTCATCAACTTTGCTTTGAGTCCAGAGTTCATCAGGTTAGCTCAGGAGAGAAGTAAGTTCGAACTCACTAAGGAGTTGTATACTCTTGATGGTACAGTTGGCATTGAGTGTCTGGATTACAGAGGCAATCGTCTTAGTGCTCACCTTCAGCAAGAGGGGTCGGAAATGCTGTGGAATTTAGCAAGGAGGGATATGTGCTCAAAGCCTGAATTCATAGAAGCTCTCTTTTTACTTGAGAACATGTTGGGTGGGCCCCAGTACATCAAACACCATATGATTCTGCCTCATACCCGATCTTCTGACTTAGAGGTCCAGCTTGATGTTAACTTGAAGCCATTACCATTTAACAAAGAAGCCATATCAATTGAAGATGAAGCCAGATTGAGGCTGAAGCACGTGGGAGTCAGCCTTACAGATGATTTGATGAATCAGCTTCTAAAAGGGAAATCAAGAAGACATTTCCAGGGAGAAATTGAGTCAGAGACTGAGCAGCAGGCAAGGGAATTCGAGAATGTGGCCATGCATTTGGGGAGCTCCCCTGGCAGTGTGGCAGACAGATTGGGGGCCATGGAGATGGCGGGCCCTCATCCCTCAGCCTGCGTGCAGGCCCCACATGTGAGGCTGGCTATTCAGTTGACAAACAAGAACCAGTACTGCTACGGTTCCAGGGATCTGCTTGGATTGCACAACATGAAGAGGCGGCAGTTGAAGCAGCTCGGATACCGTGTGGTCGAGTTATTCCACTGGGAATGGCTCCCACTCCTGAAACGAACTCGCTTAGAAAAGCTGATGTTCCTCCATGAGAAGGTGTTCACCTCTGCTCTCTGA